Proteins co-encoded in one Desulfomicrobium apsheronum genomic window:
- a CDS encoding DVU0772 family protein: MGQLRAFKDLIIDWEMTPEDAVAIYLEWGNNGYRGGYQYAVKGKEDHSHYFVVNTWDEKPIVTLLYRNSDGADELAVLPLPEKLADKFMKGVYNHKGIYPVNADVKQWLESELYN, translated from the coding sequence ATGGGACAGTTAAGAGCTTTCAAGGACCTGATAATCGATTGGGAAATGACCCCTGAAGATGCGGTCGCCATTTATCTGGAATGGGGAAACAACGGTTATCGTGGTGGCTACCAGTACGCGGTCAAGGGAAAGGAAGATCATTCTCACTACTTTGTCGTGAATACTTGGGATGAAAAGCCGATAGTAACCCTTTTGTACCGCAACTCCGATGGAGCCGACGAACTGGCCGTGTTGCCGCTTCCCGAGAAACTGGCCGACAAGTTCATGAAGGGCGTGTACAACCACAAGGGCATTTATCCCGTCAACGCTGATGTGAAGCAGTGGCTTGAGAGTGAACTCTACAACTAG
- the dsrA gene encoding dissimilatory-type sulfite reductase subunit alpha, which translates to MAKHATPLLDQLQSGPWPSFVADIKEEAERRHKNVNNVEYQIPVDVCDDLLGILELSYKDGTTHWKHGGIVGVFGYGGGVIGRYCDQPQMFPGVAHFHTIRVAQPAGMYYTTDFLKQLCDLWDMRGSGLTNMHGATGDIVLLGTTTPQLEEFYFELTHKMNNDLGGSGSNLRTPASCLGDSRCEWACYDAQELCYQMTQEYQDELHRPAFPYKFKFKFDGCPNGCVASIARSDMSFIGTWRDDIRIDQEAVAAYVGGEIQPNGGAHSGKDWGAFDIQKEVIDLCPTECMWMEDGKLQINNRECTRCMHCLNVMPRALRIGNDRGLSILVGAKAPILDGAQMGSLLVPFIKVEEPYDEIKEIIEGIWEWWMEEGKNRERLGELIKRQGLAKAIAAVGLTPVPQHVMEPRHNPYIFWKEEDVEGGWDRDIADYRKHHQR; encoded by the coding sequence ATGGCTAAACATGCGACCCCGTTGCTGGATCAGCTTCAGAGCGGTCCGTGGCCGAGTTTTGTGGCGGACATCAAGGAGGAAGCCGAGAGACGTCATAAAAACGTGAATAACGTGGAATACCAGATTCCTGTTGACGTTTGCGATGACCTTCTCGGAATCCTGGAACTGTCCTATAAGGACGGCACCACTCACTGGAAGCACGGCGGCATCGTCGGCGTTTTCGGTTATGGCGGCGGCGTAATCGGTCGTTATTGTGACCAGCCCCAGATGTTCCCCGGCGTTGCTCATTTTCATACCATTCGTGTCGCTCAGCCCGCGGGCATGTACTACACGACTGATTTCCTGAAGCAGCTCTGCGACCTGTGGGACATGCGTGGATCCGGTTTGACCAATATGCATGGCGCCACCGGCGACATCGTGTTGCTGGGAACGACCACTCCTCAGCTGGAAGAATTCTACTTTGAGCTGACCCACAAAATGAACAACGACTTGGGTGGTTCCGGTTCCAACCTGCGTACCCCCGCTTCCTGTCTTGGTGACTCCCGTTGCGAATGGGCTTGTTACGACGCTCAGGAACTGTGCTACCAGATGACTCAGGAATACCAGGACGAACTGCATCGCCCTGCTTTCCCCTACAAGTTCAAATTCAAGTTTGATGGTTGCCCGAATGGTTGCGTGGCTTCCATCGCTCGTTCCGACATGTCCTTCATCGGTACATGGCGCGACGACATCCGCATCGACCAGGAAGCTGTCGCCGCTTATGTCGGTGGCGAAATCCAGCCTAACGGCGGCGCGCATTCCGGCAAGGATTGGGGAGCCTTTGACATCCAGAAGGAAGTCATCGACCTGTGTCCCACCGAATGCATGTGGATGGAAGATGGCAAGCTGCAGATCAACAACCGCGAATGTACCCGTTGCATGCACTGTCTGAACGTCATGCCCCGCGCACTGCGCATCGGCAATGACCGCGGTCTTTCCATCCTGGTCGGCGCCAAGGCTCCGATTCTCGATGGCGCCCAGATGGGTTCCCTGCTCGTGCCCTTCATCAAGGTCGAAGAGCCCTACGACGAGATCAAGGAAATCATCGAAGGTATCTGGGAATGGTGGATGGAAGAAGGCAAGAACCGTGAGCGTCTTGGTGAGCTCATCAAGCGTCAGGGCCTGGCCAAGGCCATCGCCGCTGTTGGCCTGACTCCTGTGCCTCAGCATGTTATGGAACCCCGTCACAACCCGTACATCTTCTGGAAGGAAGAGGACGTTGAAGGCGGCTGGGATCGCGACATCGCGGATTACCGTAAACACCATCAGAGATAA
- a CDS encoding tetratricopeptide repeat protein, with translation MKQRADYGPKSVDALKAALQDNPDSAALLYNLGVSLVADRNLAEAKKAFQEVLALEPNIAEAYVQLGGLAMHDGDLDECLKMNKKAAEVRPRFAVPWGNIGFVHMQQQNPDKAVKALKKALSFDPQFIQAHTTLGSAYLALGDPDGCIMQCSKALEIEPMFGPAYNNIGLAYLDKGEPKKAIMYFDKAVETGFEVEAQVLEEIKQYR, from the coding sequence ATGAAACAAAGAGCTGATTATGGTCCTAAAAGTGTCGATGCATTAAAGGCCGCATTGCAAGATAATCCGGATTCTGCTGCGCTTCTCTATAATCTGGGCGTTTCCCTGGTTGCTGACCGGAACCTGGCTGAAGCAAAGAAAGCATTTCAAGAAGTGCTTGCGCTGGAGCCGAACATCGCGGAAGCTTATGTGCAGCTTGGTGGTTTGGCAATGCACGATGGAGATCTTGATGAATGTCTCAAGATGAACAAAAAAGCTGCCGAAGTACGGCCGCGTTTTGCTGTTCCGTGGGGAAATATCGGATTTGTGCATATGCAGCAGCAAAATCCGGATAAGGCTGTGAAGGCGCTTAAAAAAGCATTGAGCTTTGATCCGCAATTCATCCAGGCTCATACTACGCTTGGCAGTGCCTATCTTGCACTTGGCGATCCGGACGGATGCATCATGCAATGCTCAAAAGCCCTCGAGATCGAACCGATGTTTGGTCCTGCCTACAACAACATAGGTCTTGCCTATCTTGACAAGGGCGAACCCAAGAAGGCGATCATGTATTTCGACAAGGCTGTAGAAACGGGGTTTGAGGTTGAAGCTCAAGTGCTTGAAGAAATCAAGCAGTACCGTTAA
- a CDS encoding dissimilatory sulfite reductase D family protein — translation MADPKEIVLEYIQSKSKQKSKFYFNDLAALFPDMKMREAKKVINQLVSEGVLEYWSSGSTTMYGVPGAGKQAHTEGED, via the coding sequence ATGGCAGATCCTAAAGAGATCGTGTTGGAGTACATCCAGTCCAAGTCCAAGCAGAAATCGAAGTTTTACTTCAATGACTTGGCCGCTCTTTTTCCCGATATGAAGATGCGCGAAGCCAAAAAAGTAATCAACCAGCTTGTGTCTGAAGGTGTTCTTGAATACTGGTCCAGCGGCAGCACCACCATGTACGGTGTTCCTGGCGCTGGAAAGCAGGCACACACAGAAGGCGAAGATTAA
- a CDS encoding YkgJ family cysteine cluster protein, with translation MNLDLSQFFTEYESLVAQVDAVFQKVSGNFASEVRCKEGCSDCCHALFDVTLIEAMYLNHKFSELDEIRRNEILIEADKADRKAYVLKKKVSKEAGEVDHSEILLRTAKERLRCPLLDSADKCALYPYRPITCRIYGIPLDIGGKSHTCGLSGFEPGRPYPAVKLERIQDMLLSLSNRVLDSVGSQYADFRLMHVPVSTALMTVYSDEFFGTGGVQPEAPAERGASEPGGKDA, from the coding sequence ATGAATCTGGATTTATCGCAATTTTTCACGGAATATGAATCGCTTGTGGCTCAAGTCGATGCCGTCTTTCAAAAGGTTTCGGGCAATTTCGCCTCTGAAGTGCGTTGCAAGGAAGGATGCAGCGATTGTTGTCACGCTCTTTTCGATGTGACGCTGATCGAGGCCATGTATCTCAATCACAAATTTTCCGAGCTTGATGAAATCCGCAGGAATGAAATTCTGATCGAAGCCGACAAGGCTGACCGCAAGGCGTATGTCCTCAAGAAAAAGGTTTCGAAAGAGGCCGGTGAAGTCGATCATTCCGAGATTCTGCTCCGGACCGCCAAGGAGCGCCTTCGTTGTCCGCTTCTTGATTCCGCGGACAAGTGCGCTCTTTACCCTTACCGTCCCATAACGTGCCGGATTTACGGCATTCCGCTTGATATCGGCGGTAAATCCCATACTTGCGGCTTGTCGGGTTTCGAACCCGGTCGCCCCTATCCAGCCGTGAAGCTTGAGCGTATTCAGGACATGCTTCTGTCGCTCAGTAACCGGGTTCTGGATTCCGTTGGATCCCAGTATGCCGATTTCCGCCTGATGCATGTGCCTGTCTCCACGGCGCTCATGACGGTTTATTCCGATGAATTTTTTGGCACTGGCGGTGTCCAGCCCGAGGCCCCCGCAGAACGGGGAGCTTCTGAACCCGGAGGCAAAGATGCATAG
- a CDS encoding cobyrinate a,c-diamide synthase, producing the protein MPASSLTCPRILVAGLGGGSGKTIVSLGLARAFTEQGLTVQAFKKGPDYIDAKWLGLASRSITSNLDPFLLSSEVLRNLFWSRAQSFDLALLEGNRGLYDGKDVLGSCSSAELAKSLKCPVIIVADCTKVTRTMAAIILGLTMFDPEVDIRGVILNRTAGGRHQKILRQSIEKYTDVQVLGVLPKLPDNPIPERHMGLISDAEYSRDPFSELAAFLRTHADLEACLNIARQAPAVEMDLAPLYSTSRTLAPVRIGVARDAALWFYYQENFDALRHAGAELVEFSLLADHEIPAVDAVYMGGGFPETLAEGLTQNTSMRKSVREHVLGGMPLYAECGGLMYLSRELQYEGVSYPMADVFPLDTKVFKKPQGHGYTSALIASPNPFYPLQARLTGHEFHYSRCVDTSGIESFVFQIELGQGMAKGHDGVLHRNCLAGYTHMHALGNPLWAGNFVSAARIYRDCRNAGRACPDIRLK; encoded by the coding sequence ATGCCTGCCTCTTCACTGACGTGTCCTCGGATACTTGTTGCCGGCCTTGGTGGCGGTTCCGGCAAGACTATCGTCAGCTTGGGGCTGGCTCGCGCCTTCACAGAGCAAGGTCTGACAGTTCAGGCCTTCAAGAAGGGTCCAGATTATATTGATGCCAAGTGGCTAGGATTAGCCAGTCGGAGCATCACAAGCAATCTGGATCCTTTTTTATTGTCTTCCGAAGTGCTTCGGAACCTTTTTTGGTCCAGGGCGCAAAGCTTTGACCTGGCCTTGCTTGAAGGCAACCGGGGACTTTACGACGGCAAGGATGTGCTCGGGTCCTGTTCATCCGCTGAACTCGCCAAATCCCTCAAATGTCCTGTCATTATCGTAGCCGATTGCACCAAGGTGACGCGGACCATGGCCGCCATCATTCTTGGCCTGACCATGTTCGACCCCGAAGTGGATATCCGGGGCGTGATCCTGAACCGGACCGCTGGCGGCAGGCATCAAAAGATCCTGCGGCAATCCATCGAGAAGTATACCGATGTGCAGGTACTTGGCGTTCTGCCGAAGCTTCCTGACAATCCCATCCCTGAACGGCACATGGGACTCATCTCCGATGCCGAATACAGCCGGGATCCTTTTTCAGAGCTTGCCGCCTTTTTGCGCACTCATGCCGACCTTGAAGCCTGCCTGAATATCGCCCGCCAGGCTCCTGCCGTCGAGATGGATCTGGCTCCGCTTTATTCAACGTCTCGAACGCTCGCTCCTGTGCGCATCGGTGTCGCCCGCGATGCCGCGCTATGGTTCTATTACCAGGAAAATTTCGATGCCCTGCGCCATGCCGGAGCCGAATTGGTTGAATTCAGTCTTCTGGCAGACCACGAGATTCCCGCCGTTGATGCCGTTTACATGGGGGGTGGGTTTCCCGAAACTTTGGCGGAGGGTTTGACTCAAAACACTTCCATGCGAAAGTCAGTCAGAGAGCATGTCCTTGGCGGCATGCCGCTTTATGCCGAATGCGGCGGACTGATGTACTTGAGTCGAGAGCTCCAGTACGAGGGTGTCTCCTACCCCATGGCTGATGTTTTTCCCCTGGACACCAAGGTTTTCAAAAAGCCGCAGGGGCACGGGTACACGAGCGCTCTCATAGCCTCTCCAAATCCGTTCTATCCGCTCCAAGCCCGGCTGACCGGACATGAATTTCATTATTCCCGCTGCGTGGACACCAGTGGCATAGAATCCTTTGTTTTTCAGATTGAACTCGGACAGGGCATGGCCAAGGGGCACGATGGCGTTTTGCATCGAAATTGCCTGGCGGGCTATACGCACATGCACGCCCTTGGGAATCCGCTCTGGGCCGGGAATTTCGTTTCAGCCGCCAGGATTTACAGGGATTGCCGCAACGCCGGACGAGCGTGTCCTGATATCAGACTGAAATAG
- the dsrB gene encoding dissimilatory-type sulfite reductase subunit beta: MAFVSSGYNPEKPMENRISDIGPRHASDFFPPVIAKNKGQWLWHEICEPGILMHKAESGDEVYTVRCGGARLMSIGHIREICEIADKFCGGHLRFTTRNNIEFMVTTLDEAKKLKEYLNAQKFDGGSFKFPVGGTGAGITNIVHTQGWVHCHTPATDASGTVKVVLDELFEEFGQMRMPAQVRISMACCLNMCGAVHCSDIAILGYHRKPPVIDHEWLDNLCEIPLAVAACPVGAIRPTKKEIVTEAGETKTVNTVAIKNERCMFCGNCYTMCPSLPLSDQTGDGLVIMAGGKVSNRISNPKFSKVVVAFIPNEPPRWPKLAKTIRQIVEAYAADARKYERVGDWAERIGWERFFEKCGLDFSEHMIDDFRDPAYYTWRQTTNFKF, from the coding sequence ATGGCTTTTGTTTCTTCCGGATACAATCCCGAAAAACCAATGGAAAACAGGATTTCGGACATCGGCCCCCGCCATGCTTCCGACTTCTTTCCTCCGGTCATTGCCAAGAACAAAGGGCAGTGGCTGTGGCACGAAATCTGTGAACCCGGCATCCTGATGCACAAGGCCGAGAGCGGCGACGAAGTCTACACTGTTCGTTGCGGCGGCGCTCGTCTGATGTCCATCGGCCACATTCGCGAAATCTGCGAAATCGCCGACAAGTTCTGCGGTGGGCATCTGCGCTTCACCACTCGTAACAACATTGAGTTCATGGTTACCACTCTTGATGAAGCCAAGAAGCTCAAAGAATACTTGAACGCCCAGAAGTTCGACGGTGGCAGCTTCAAGTTCCCCGTTGGCGGCACCGGCGCCGGCATCACCAACATCGTTCATACCCAGGGTTGGGTCCACTGCCACACCCCTGCAACGGACGCTTCCGGTACGGTCAAGGTCGTTCTGGATGAACTCTTCGAAGAGTTCGGCCAGATGCGCATGCCTGCCCAGGTCCGCATCTCCATGGCTTGCTGTCTGAACATGTGCGGCGCCGTACACTGCTCCGACATCGCAATCCTTGGTTATCACCGCAAGCCTCCGGTCATCGACCACGAGTGGCTGGACAACCTGTGCGAAATTCCGTTGGCCGTTGCCGCCTGCCCCGTAGGCGCCATCCGTCCGACCAAGAAGGAAATCGTCACTGAAGCCGGTGAGACCAAGACCGTGAACACCGTTGCCATCAAGAACGAGCGCTGCATGTTCTGCGGTAACTGCTACACCATGTGTCCGTCTCTGCCCCTGTCCGACCAGACTGGTGACGGCCTGGTCATCATGGCCGGCGGCAAGGTTTCCAACCGCATCAGCAATCCCAAGTTCTCCAAGGTCGTCGTGGCCTTCATTCCCAACGAACCGCCTCGCTGGCCCAAACTGGCCAAGACCATCCGCCAGATCGTCGAAGCCTATGCTGCCGACGCCCGCAAGTACGAGCGTGTTGGTGACTGGGCTGAGCGCATTGGTTGGGAGCGTTTCTTCGAGAAGTGCGGACTGGATTTCTCCGAGCACATGATTGATGACTTCCGTGATCCTGCGTACTACACTTGGCGCCAGACCACGAACTTCAAGTTCTAA
- a CDS encoding YkgJ family cysteine cluster protein, which produces MTLSTCRRCGTCCEKGGPALHEADKGLLEHIPMKDVVCLRRGELAFDPRTQSLQPLPLELMKIRGKGAGWECVYFLPREKSCSVYGHRPLECRSLFCADTDAIHKAMAEPTLTREDIVQKGSGLWTCIEEHENSFSVTEALGLAKAEQDCAGAICSELDDLIRREIHFRRVLAEKVGAKDEDLWAYFGRPLWLALLPLNPEFSRYDQV; this is translated from the coding sequence ATGACGTTGAGTACATGTCGGCGATGCGGAACATGTTGTGAAAAGGGCGGGCCCGCTCTGCACGAGGCGGATAAGGGATTGCTTGAGCACATTCCCATGAAGGATGTCGTATGCCTGAGGCGAGGGGAATTGGCTTTTGATCCACGGACACAGTCCTTGCAGCCTTTGCCTTTGGAATTGATGAAGATTCGCGGGAAAGGCGCGGGCTGGGAGTGCGTGTATTTCCTGCCCCGGGAAAAGTCGTGCTCGGTGTACGGCCATAGGCCTCTTGAATGCAGGTCTCTTTTTTGTGCCGACACCGATGCGATTCACAAGGCCATGGCCGAGCCGACTTTGACCCGCGAAGACATCGTTCAAAAGGGATCGGGGCTTTGGACCTGCATCGAAGAACATGAAAACAGTTTTTCCGTGACCGAGGCTCTTGGCCTGGCCAAGGCCGAACAAGATTGCGCGGGCGCCATCTGTTCCGAGCTGGACGACCTGATCAGACGGGAGATCCATTTCCGGCGGGTTCTTGCCGAAAAGGTGGGGGCCAAGGATGAGGATTTATGGGCGTATTTCGGACGCCCTCTTTGGCTTGCGCTTTTACCGTTGAACCCTGAATTTTCGCGTTATGATCAAGTCTGA